In one Camelus ferus isolate YT-003-E chromosome 14, BCGSAC_Cfer_1.0, whole genome shotgun sequence genomic region, the following are encoded:
- the LOC116668688 gene encoding serine/arginine repetitive matrix protein 1-like: MWQERKLPRAMGPRSRTHVPWGAAALDRALKAKREANSKRLLSCKSGSPRRPSSVLGPRALRSPGTDRERATLPTPRGHSPAPPAPPPRDKHPPTDPRCGLPGPLQPRGRRFATSPERSPAAPRPPCPTPNRLHQEVLRWRVQRAKPHTEEPPRRPLWKKNLAAHASTHARAQHAPGRASLTCPRDATHPCPRPRSGRPPAPAEGPPAARSESRALTAWLRAPSACRAPRRRRRRRRRRRGPRQRLQRQRRRRRRRPQPASVRLEPRSLIARISAPTWKAARSPARGPAPARPPLPRALAAPRAAEESARRPPRGHVHREARAAEAPSPGCVRVLLRDPGLSSVRDRAPSVRRFLPARGASRGSPASLSLPASTWSRRPEEGCYQNHRHRTNKSSKGDLYTHRQRRSNWSAGAQAEENLLTEWLGVKFGIALGVKLQETFGLLRTTDCAGCAFYCSYQTLKN; this comes from the exons ATGTGGCAAGAGCGCAAACTGCCAAGAGCCATGGGTCCTCGGAGCAGGACACATGTGCCCTGGGGGGCAGCAGCGCTGGACAGGGCCCTAAAAGCTAAGCGAGAGGCTAACAG CAAACGGTTACTCAGCTGCAAGTCTGGGTCTCCACGTCGCCCGTCCTCCGTGCTCGGCCCCCGCGCGCTGCGCAGCCCGGGGACGGACAGAGAGCGCGCAACGCTGCCCACGCCCCGAGGCCACAGCCCCGCACCGCCCGCACCCCCGCCGCGGGACAAGCATCCTCCGACAGATCCCAGGTGCGGGCTGCCCGGGCCACTGCAGCCACGAGGAAGGCGCTTTGCCACCTCCCCAGAGCGGTCCCCTGCGGCCCCtcgcccaccctgccccaccccaaacAGGCTCCACCAAGAAGTACTGAGGTGGAGAGTACAAAGAGCCAAGCCACACACCGAAGAGCCTCCAAGACGTCCCTTGTGGAAGAAAAACTTAGCCGCACACGCATCCACACACGCTCGCGCCCAGCACGCGCCGGGGAGGGCATCTCTTACCTGTCCCCGCGATGCCACTcatccctgcccccgccccaggtctggccgcccccccgcccccgccgagGGTCCCCCGGCCGCCCGCTCCGAGAGCCGCGCACTCACTGCCTGGCTGCGCGCGCCCAGCGCCTGCAGggccccgcggcggcggcggcggcggcggcggcggcggcggggaccGAGACAGCGGCtgcagcggcagcggcggcggcggcggcggcggccccagCCGGCGTCAGTCAGACTGGAGCCGCGAAGCCTCATCGCCCGTATTAGTGCGCCGACCTGGAAAGCCGCCAGGAGCCCTGCTCGCgggcccgcccccgcccgcccgccgctgCCGCGCGCCCTGGCCGCTCCCAGAGCCGCCGAGGAGAGCGCGCGCCGCCCGCCCCGCGGCCACGTGCACCGGGAGGCCCGCGCGGCGGAGGCGCCCAGCCCCGGCTGCGTCCGCGTGCTCCTGAGAGACCCCGGGCTCTCCTCCGTCCGCGATCGAGCCCCCTCGGTGCGGAGGTTCCTCCCAGCGCGGGGCGCCTCGCGGGGCTCCCCCGCCTCCCTGAGCCTTCCCGCCTCCACCTGGAGCCGGAGGCCCGAGGAAGGCTGCTACCAGAACCACAGACACAGGACCAACAAATCG AGTAAAGGAGATCTTTACACCCACCGACAGCGCCGGAGTAACTGGTCTGCAGGGGCACAGGCAGAAGAGAATCTCCTCACTGAGTG GCTAGGTGTTAAGTTTGGGATTGCTCTGGGTGTGAAACTCCAGGAAACCTTCGGACTGCTAAGAACTACAGATTGTGCTGGCTGTGCATTTTATTGCAG TTATCAGACCTTGAAAAACTGA